Below is a genomic region from Armatimonadota bacterium.
GGCTTCTCCATCCCGCGCATGCTCGGGGTGACCGGACGCCCCACCGTCATCGACCAGGTGATCATCCCGCTGGAGCGCGACGGCATCCGCGTCATCTCCATCGGCTTCATGCTCCCCAACGCCGACGACGCGGTGATCTGGCGCGGCCCGATGCTGCACAAGGCGCTGCAGACCTTCATCCAGGAGGTCCACTGGGGCGACGACCTGGCCTACCTGCTCATCGACCTGCCGCCGGGGACGGGGGACGTGGCCATCAGCATCGCCCAGATCCTGCCCCGCAGCCACATGCTCATCGTCACCACGCCCCAGCCGGCCGCCGTCGAGGTGGCGCAGCGCGCGGCGAAGATGGCGGCCAAGGTGAACATGGCGGTGCTGGGGGTCATCGAGAACATGGCGGGGTTCGTCCCCGCCCCGGGGGCGCCGCCGGTGGAGATCTTCGGCAGCGGGGGCGGGCAGCAGCTGGCCGACCTGCTGGAGGTGCCGCTGCTGGCGCAGATCCCCCTCGATCCGGCCATCCGCGAGGCCGGGGACCGGGGGACGCCGCTCGTGCTGGCGGCGCCGGACGGCCCGGCGGCACAGGCCTTCCGCCAGGTGGCCGCCCGGCTGGCCGAGCGCCTCCCGGCGCGCGTCGCCTGACACGGGGCACGGCGGCGTGGGGGGTGGAAAGCATGGCGGTCGAGGTGGGAGTCTACGGCAACTACATCGGCGGGCGCTGGGTCCCGGCGCGCTCGGGGGCGACCACCGAGGTGCGCAACCCGGCCACCGGCGAGGTCCTGGGGGTGGTCCCGCGTTCGGGCCCTGAGGACGTGGCGGACGCGGTGGAGGCGGCCGCCCGCGCCTACCCGGCCTGGCGGCGCACCCCGGCGCCGCGGCGCGCCGAGATCCTCTTCCGGGTGGCCGAGCTGCTGGTACGACGCAAGGAGGAGCTGGCCCGCCTGATGACCCGGGAGATGGGCAAGGTCCTCACCGAGGCGCGCGGGGACGTCCAGGAAGCCATCGACATGACCTACTTCATCGCCGGCGAGGGGCGCCGCCTGCACGGCTACACCACCCCCAGCGAGATGCCGCACAAGGCCGCCTACTGCGTGCGGGCGCCGCTCGGGGTGGTGGCGGTCATCACCCCGTGGAACTTCCCCATGGCCATCCCCTCCTGGAAGATCGTCCCGGCACTGGTGTGCGGCAACACGGTGGTCTTCAAGCCGGCCTCCTACACGCCGCTTTTGGGCCTGAAGTTCGTCGAGCTCTTCGCCGAGGCGGGGCTGCCCCCCGGCGTCCTCAACGTCGTTACCGGGCCGGGGGAGGCGGCCGGGGACGCTCTGGTGGAGCACCCGCAGGTGCGGGTGGTCTCCTTCACCGGCTCCACGGAGACGGGGCTACGCCTGGCGGAGAAGTGCGGGCGGCTCGGCAAGCGCCTCTCCCTGGAGATGGGCGGCAAGAACGCCGCCATCGTACTGCCCGACGCCGACCTGGGGCTGGCCACCGACGCGCTGATCTGGAGCGCCTTCGGCACGACCGGGCAGCGTTGCACCGCCTGCTCGCGCATCATCGTCCACCGCGAGGTCCGGGAGGCGCTGACCGAGCGGCTCGTGGCGCGGGCGGAGGCGCTGCGCCTGGGGGACGGGCTGGCCCCCGACACCGACGTGGGGCCGCTGGTGAGCGCCGCGCAGCTGGAGCGGGTGCACCGGTACGTGGAGCTCGGCCGGCAGGAAGGGGCCCGCCTGCTGACCGGCGGCCGCCGGGTGACCGACGGCGCCCTCGCCCGTGGGCATTTCTACGCGCCGACCATCTTCGACCAGGTGCGCCCTGAGATGCGCATCGCCCAGGAGGAGATCTTCGGCCCGGTCACCGACCTCATCGAGGCCGCCTCGCTGGAGGAGGCCATCGCCATCCTGAACGGGGTGCGCTACGGCCTGTCCGCGTCGATCTTCACCCGGGACGTGAACACGGCCATGCGGGCGATCGACGAGATCGACACCGGCATCGTCTACGTGAACCACGGGACCATCGGCGCCGAGGTGCACCTCCCCTTCGGCGGGACCAAGGACACGGGCAACGGGCACCGCGAGGGCGGCCTGCAGGTGCTGGACGTCTTCAGCGAGTGGAAGGCGGTCTATATCGACTACAGCGGCCGGCTGCAGCGGGCCCAGATCGACAAGGACTGAGCGCCATCCTCCCCGACCGGCGTCTCCCGGGGCGCGCGACGCTGCCTGTGGTGGTCGCGCTCCTGGCCCGCGTCCTCGCTCCCGCCCTTGCCCTTCTGCTCCCCGCCCTCCTGCTCCCCGCCCGCCTCCCGCCTCCGGGCGCCGCCGCACCGTCGCCGGGTCCGGCGCTCACCATCACCGTGCAGGGGACGATCACCAGCGACGAGGCCACCGGTCTCGTGGTGGGAGAGGGCGGGGTGCGCCTCTCCGACGGCACCACGGAGGCGCAGGGAGACCGCATCGTGCTCGACCGGGCGCGGGGACGGGCGCAGCTCACCGGCTCGCCGGCCCGCGTGCGCAGCCCCGGGGGGACGCTCAGCGCCCGCGAGGTGGAGGCGCACTTCACCGCCGCCCGGCTCACCCGCATCGTGGCCCGCGGGGCGGCCGCGCTCGGCCTGCGCCGGGGGACGGTGCGCGCCGAGACGATCACGCTGGTCCCGGGCGGCGAGGCCCTGACCGCCTCCGGCGGCGTGCGGGTCACCTCGCCTCCCGACCTCGTGGCCACGGGGTCGGCACTCGCGTACGCGCACGGTAGCGGCCGCCTGGTCCTGGAAGGTCCGGTGCGGCTGGCCACCGCCCAGGGCGTCGTCACGGGCGCGCGCCTGGAGGGGCGCGAGGGCGTGGAGGAGGCCACCCTGAGCGGCGGGGTGGTGGCACAGTTCAACGGGATCACCGCGCGCGGCCAGGTCCTGCACCTGCGGGCTCGCGAGCGCGTCGCCGTACTCGCGGGTGACGTGTATGTGCGGCAGGGGACGCGGGAGCTGTGGAGCCCGCGGGTGACGATCTACTATGGGGAGCGCCGGGTCGTGGCTGACGGCCCCACCCGGCTGCGCCTGGGCGGGGAGGCGCCGGAGCCCTGACCGTGGCCAGTCCCGATCCCTCGCCGGCCACGCGCTCGAGCACCGCCACGCGGGACCCCGCCGCGCTCCCTGCCTGGGATCCCGCCGCGCTCCCTGCCGACCCCCTGGAACCCCTGCGTCCCCACGTCGCCAACCCGCTGCCGGTCGTGGGCCGGCGCTGGGTGGCCGGGGTGGTGGGCGACCGCCCCTCCACCTATTCCGCCAGCCCGCGCCTGTGGAACGCCGCCTTCGCGGCGCTCCGCCTCCCGGCCGTCTACCTGGCCTTCGACGTCCCCCCGGAGCGGCTGGGCGCTTTCCTGGCGGCCTGCCGCCAGGCCACCGGGCTCCTGGGGCTGAACGTGACGGTCCCGCACAAGGGGGCGGTGGTGCCGCATCTCGACACGCTCGACGCCGACGCCCGCGGGGCCGGCGCGGTGAACACGGTGGGGCGGACCCCCGATGGGACGCTGTGGGGGGCCAACACGGACGTGGCGGCGGCGCGCGACATCGTGGCGCGCCTGGACACGCGCCGGGTCCTCCTGCTGGGCAGCGGAGGGGCGGCGCGCGCCGTGCTCCTCGCGCTGGCCACGACGCCTCGCTCGATGACCGAGGTGATCGTCGCGGCCCGCCGGCCTCAGGAGGCCGCCCGGATGCTGACCGGCGCGGGGCACCCCTCCGCCGGGACGGGGGACCCTCGCGCCGGGACGGATCACCCCCTTGCTGCGGCCGGCCACCCCCTGATCGGAACGGGCCACGCCCTTGCCGGGGCCGGCCAACCCGTCGAGACGCGGGTGGTGGCCCTCGACGACCTGGATGGGATCCTCTCGCAGATCGACCTGGTGGTGAATGCCACGCCGGTCGGCATGGCCGGCCCGGTGCCTGTCGCGGGTGGCGTGGCCTGGCTCGAGCCCTTCAGCCCCCTGGCCCCGGCCGACCCTCCGCCGTACCCCGGCGGCCACGACGACAGCGTTCACCCCACGCCACCCGGTCCGGCACCACCTCCGGCCTGGTGGGCCGCCGCATGGCCCGCCGTCGTCGGCGACCTGGAGCGCGCCCTGCGGCGGACCCTCGCCCTGCCCGCCGGGTGCACCGTCTGGGATCTGGTCTACGTCCCCGAGGAGACGGTCCTGCTCAGGCACGCCCGCTGGGCCGGGCTGCGGACCGTCCCGGGGAGGGAGATGCTGGTGGGGCAGGCCGTCCACGCCTTCCTGCGCCTGGTCGCGCCGGTGCTGCCCGTCTCCCCGGAGGCCGCGCGGGCACCCGTGGCGCAGGCGATGGCGGCAGGGTGGGCGGCGGAGCCCCGAGAGGGGGGAGGGCGCTGAAAGTCGTCGAGATCCGCGAACACGGCGGCCCGGAGGTCCTGCAGCCCGCCGAGTGGCCCACCCCCGAACCCGGCCCCGGCCAGGTCCTCGTCCGCGTGCGCGCCGTGGCGCTCAACCACATCGACCTGTGGGTGCGGAAGGGCCTGCCGCGGCTGCGCCTGCGCTTCCCGCACCTCCTGGGGGCGGATGTCGCCGGCGAGGTGGCGGCGGTGGGTCCGGGGGTGGAGGGGTGGACGCCCGGCGATGCGGTGATGGTCCACCCCGGCGTCTCCTGCGGCCACTGCCCGGCCTGCACCGCCGGGCAGGACAACCTGTGCCGGGAGTACGCCATCCTGGGGGAGCACGTCCCCGGGGGCTACGCCGAATACGTCGTCGTCCCCCAGGAGAACCTCTTGCGCAAGCCGGCGGCGCTCACGTTCGAGGAGGCGGCGGCGCTGCCGCTCGTCATGCTCACCGCCTGGAATATGCTCGTGACCAACGCCCGGCTGCGCTTCGGGGAGACGGTGTTGGTCTGGGGCGCCGGCAGCGGCGTCGGCAGCGCGGCCATCCAGATCGCCCGCGTCTTCGAGGCGCGGGTGCTGGCCACGGCGGGGACGGCCTGGAAGCTGGAGCGGGCGCGGCAGCTGGGCGCCGAGGTGGTCATCGACCACCGCGAGCAGGACGTGCTGGAGGCGGTGCGCCAGGCCACTGGCCGGCGCGGGGTGGACGTGGTCGTCGACCACGTGGGCGCCGCCACCTGGGAGACCAGCCTCAAGGCGCTGGCCCACGGCGGGCGCCTGGCCGTCTGCGGCGCCACCACGGGTCCGGTGGCGCCCACCGACATCCGCTACATCTTCGGCCGTCGCCTCAGCATCCACGGCACCTGGATGGGGACGAAGGCGGAGATGCGCCAGGTGATGGCGCTCGTGGAGCGCGGCCGCCTGCGCCCCGTCGTCCACGCCGTCCTGCCCCTGGAGCAGGCCGCCGAGGCCCACCGCCTCCTGGAGGCCTCGGCGCACTTCGGGAAGGTCGTGCTGCGCGTCGGGTGAGCGCCGCGCACTAGCCGCGCCGTCTTCGACCGCTGGCTGCACCGGTGGGGCGCGCGCGGTTCAGGATCGTGTCCAGACGCCGTGCCACGAAGATTCTCCGTCTGGGCGATGCAATGCGATTCACCCAGACGTCGACCTCCGATCGGTCGAATCCCCTGGGAATCTCGATTTCGGGCAGGCCCATCTTGTGCCCCGCGTACGTCCCCACGATGTACACCGTATCGAAGAGGGCCTTGGGGGCCCGGGCGATGGGCCCTCGGGGCGTGTGGTCGAAGCCACCGAAGAGTCTGGGGGCGAGGTGGTGGATCCGATAGATCCCCAGCGCGGTGGCCACCCGCTTCGATCGGTCGAGGGAGGCGGCATAGATCACCCGCGGAACCTGGGCGATCATGCCGTGCTCGTAGAGCGCTGTCCAGAGGGACACGTAGGCAGGGTATGGTGCGGTGAGGTACGGGACGACGGCATACGGGGACACCTCGGTGAGCGCCCAGAGCCCCCGTCGGATCCGCGTCACGAGCCCCAACCCGGCCAGGTGCCGCAGGAGGCGGCTGGCTGCGGAGAGCGACAGACGCAGGCGGGCGGCCGCATCACGGGTGGTGACCAGCGGCGCGGGCAGGGTGCGGAGCTCAGCGTAGGCGCGAGCGGCGCTCATACGTCGTCAGCTCCTGCAAGACGTGGGCTCGAAGTCGTTCCCACGCCTCCGGGCGATCGTAGAGCTCGAGCACATCGGGGTCGAGGAAGGCGACGACCTGAGCCTGGTAGGCCTCGAAGCTCAGGTCCAGGATCCGCTCAGCGGCCAGGTGCAGGGTCCGCGTGTCGAGTGATGTGTTGGACAACGCCTCCGGGGCCGCTCGAAACAGGAGATCGAGATCAAAGATGTCTCGCGCCTGCGTCTCCAGACGCGAGGCCAGGGCTCGGACCTTTTGCTCGATCAGCGCCTCCGGGAGGTAGCGCTGGACGGTCGGCGGGGGGAGGCCATAGAGTGCGGTCCGCTCTGCGGGGATCTGCTCCAGCCTGTGCCGAGGGTCAACCCCGCGGCGTGAGAATTCCAACCGTGTGCGCACCTGGTCTCCGGCTTCCCGCGTCAGGGAGATCTTCCAGCGCTGGGTGGTCTCGGTCTGCTTCGGTTTGCTGACGGTTTCGATTCGGAGGCCTTGGGAGCCCAGGATGGACCGGAGGGGGCGTGAGGTCAGGACGTCATCAACGCGCCGCTCGAGCCGGTGTCGGGGCACCCCGTCCACGTCGAAGTCCATATCTTCCGAGTATCGGGGACTCCCGTAGAAGAAGCGCATGCTGGCACCGCCCTTGAGCACGTAGTGGATGAGGTTCAGGCGCAGCCTGAGGACCTCCAGGAAAGCGAGGTGGAAGAACTCGATGAGTTGAACTGGTCTGAGCTCGGGCGCGGGCATGGACGGCCCTCCGTGGCGTTACGATACGAATTGTTGACATATTTTGTCAACTACTTGTATCGTCTAAACGGGGCAGCGGAGTGGTCTTTCGGGATCAGGAGGGAACGAGCTCAGCGGGCCAGGGCCTGCAGCACCATCGGGAGGATGCCCCCGTGCCGGTAGTACTCCGCCTCCGTGGGGTTGTCGACCCGCACCCGCGCCTGGAAGACCCGCTCCCCCGCCTCGCCGCGGGCCCGTACCGTCACCAGACCCCCGGGGACGGGGCCGCCGGCCACGCCGGTGATGTCGTACACCTCCCGCCCCGTCAGGCCCAGGGCGTCTGCGCTCTCGCCGGGGAGGAACTCCAGCGGCAGGATCCCCATCCCCACCAGGTTGCTGCGGTGGATGCGCTCGTACGACTCCGCGATCACCGCCCGCACCCCCTGCAGCAGCGGTCCCTTGGCCGCCCAGTCGCGTGAGGACCCGGAACCGTACTCCTTCCCGCCGATGACGATGAGGGGGACTCCCTCGGCCTGGTAGCGGACGGCGGCGTCGTAGATCGTCATGAGCTCGCCGCTGGGGAGGTGGGTCGTCCACCCGCCCTCCCGGCCGCCCGCCAGCCGGTTGCGCAGCCGGATGTTGGCAAACGTCCCGCGCACCATCACCTCGTGGTTGCCGCGGCGGGCGCCGTAGGAGTTGAAGTCGGCCGGCTTCACCCCGCGGGCGATCAGGTACTGCCCGGCCGGGCTCTGCACCGGGATGCTGCCGGCGGGGGAGATGTGGTCGGTGGTCACCGAGTCGCCCAGCAGCGCCAGCACCCGCGCCCCCAGGATGTCGCGCACCGGCGACGGCTCGGGGGCGAGGTCCTGGAAGAAGGGCGGCTCCTGCACGTAGGTCGAGTCCGGGTCCCAGGCGTAGAGGTCGCCGGCGGGGACGGGGAGCGCCGCCCAGCGCTCGTCCCCCGTGAAGACGTCCCGGTAGCGGCGGCGGAAGACCTCCGGCCCCACCGCCTCGGCCACCAGCGCCGCCACCTCCTGCGTGGAGGGCCAGAGGTCGCGCAGGTAGACGGGGCGCCCCTCCCGGTCGGTCCCCAGCGGCTCGCGGGTGAGGTCGATGTCCACGCGCCCGGCCAGCGCGAAGGCCACGACCAGCGGCGGGGAGGCCAGAAAGCTGGCCCGCACCTGCGGGTGGATGCGCCCCTCGAAGTTGCGGTTGCCGCTCAGCACGGCAGCCACGACCAGGTTGCCTTCGTCCACCGCCTCGGCCACCGCCGGGATGAGCGGGCCGCTGTTGCCGATGCAGGTGGTGCAGCCGTAGCCGACCAGGTGGAAGCCGAGCTGCTCCAGGTAAGGCATGAGCCCCGCGCGCCGGTAGTACTCGGTCACCGCCGGGGAGCCTGGCGCCAGGCTGGTCTTCACGTGGGGCGGCGTCCGCAAGCCTCGCTCCACGGCCTTCCGGGCCAGCAGCCCCGCCGCCAGCATCACCGACGGGTTGCTCGTGTTCGTGCAGCTGGTGATGGCGGCGATGACCACCGCGCCGTGCCCCACCGAGACCGTCTCGGTGTTGATGGGCTTCCGGGTGGGCGGGGTGTCCAGGACCTCGCCGCTCACGGGCTGGGGCGCCGTCGCCCGGCCCAGTTCCTGCTCGTCGTTCGTCGTGCCGCCCGGCCGCGGCGTCTGCGGCGGCAGGGGGTCGCTCGCCGGAAAGGTGTCGGCCACGGCGGCGGTGGCGGCCACCGCCGCGGGGTCCCGGGCGCCGTCGGGGAGCTGGCCGGTGAAGGCCTTGCGGAACGCTTCCCCGATCAGGGCCAGGGGGACGCGGTCCTGGGGGCGGCGGGGCCCGGCCACGCTGGGCTCGACGGTGCCCAGGTCAAGGGTGAGCAGCTCGTCGAAGGCCGGCTCGGGCCCGTCGGGCGTGCGGAAGAGCCCCTGCGCCTTGGTGTAGCGCTCCACCAGGTCCACCAGCTCCGCCGGCCGGCCGGTCAGGCGCAGGTAGCGCAGCGTCTCGTCGTCCACGGGGAAGAGGCCGGCGGTGGCGCCGTACTCGG
It encodes:
- a CDS encoding Mrp/NBP35 family ATP-binding protein is translated as MFRSPQAIDRGQVLAALRDVEDPELHRSIVDLDMVRDVRVRDGRVEVSAVLTIGACPLRETIVERIRSRLQALPGVREVEVSLGVMTPEERQALIGKLRGGPEAGGRRPAFLTPDSPTQVIAVASGKGGVGKSTVTVNLAAALRLAGFTVGVIDADVYGFSIPRMLGVTGRPTVIDQVIIPLERDGIRVISIGFMLPNADDAVIWRGPMLHKALQTFIQEVHWGDDLAYLLIDLPPGTGDVAISIAQILPRSHMLIVTTPQPAAVEVAQRAAKMAAKVNMAVLGVIENMAGFVPAPGAPPVEIFGSGGGQQLADLLEVPLLAQIPLDPAIREAGDRGTPLVLAAPDGPAAQAFRQVAARLAERLPARVA
- a CDS encoding aldehyde dehydrogenase family protein codes for the protein MAVEVGVYGNYIGGRWVPARSGATTEVRNPATGEVLGVVPRSGPEDVADAVEAAARAYPAWRRTPAPRRAEILFRVAELLVRRKEELARLMTREMGKVLTEARGDVQEAIDMTYFIAGEGRRLHGYTTPSEMPHKAAYCVRAPLGVVAVITPWNFPMAIPSWKIVPALVCGNTVVFKPASYTPLLGLKFVELFAEAGLPPGVLNVVTGPGEAAGDALVEHPQVRVVSFTGSTETGLRLAEKCGRLGKRLSLEMGGKNAAIVLPDADLGLATDALIWSAFGTTGQRCTACSRIIVHREVREALTERLVARAEALRLGDGLAPDTDVGPLVSAAQLERVHRYVELGRQEGARLLTGGRRVTDGALARGHFYAPTIFDQVRPEMRIAQEEIFGPVTDLIEAASLEEAIAILNGVRYGLSASIFTRDVNTAMRAIDEIDTGIVYVNHGTIGAEVHLPFGGTKDTGNGHREGGLQVLDVFSEWKAVYIDYSGRLQRAQIDKD
- a CDS encoding LptA/OstA family protein, yielding MVVALLARVLAPALALLLPALLLPARLPPPGAAAPSPGPALTITVQGTITSDEATGLVVGEGGVRLSDGTTEAQGDRIVLDRARGRAQLTGSPARVRSPGGTLSAREVEAHFTAARLTRIVARGAAALGLRRGTVRAETITLVPGGEALTASGGVRVTSPPDLVATGSALAYAHGSGRLVLEGPVRLATAQGVVTGARLEGREGVEEATLSGGVVAQFNGITARGQVLHLRARERVAVLAGDVYVRQGTRELWSPRVTIYYGERRVVADGPTRLRLGGEAPEP
- a CDS encoding zinc-binding dehydrogenase, with the protein product MKVVEIREHGGPEVLQPAEWPTPEPGPGQVLVRVRAVALNHIDLWVRKGLPRLRLRFPHLLGADVAGEVAAVGPGVEGWTPGDAVMVHPGVSCGHCPACTAGQDNLCREYAILGEHVPGGYAEYVVVPQENLLRKPAALTFEEAAALPLVMLTAWNMLVTNARLRFGETVLVWGAGSGVGSAAIQIARVFEARVLATAGTAWKLERARQLGAEVVIDHREQDVLEAVRQATGRRGVDVVVDHVGAATWETSLKALAHGGRLAVCGATTGPVAPTDIRYIFGRRLSIHGTWMGTKAEMRQVMALVERGRLRPVVHAVLPLEQAAEAHRLLEASAHFGKVVLRVG
- a CDS encoding nucleotidyl transferase AbiEii/AbiGii toxin family protein; amino-acid sequence: MPAPELRPVQLIEFFHLAFLEVLRLRLNLIHYVLKGGASMRFFYGSPRYSEDMDFDVDGVPRHRLERRVDDVLTSRPLRSILGSQGLRIETVSKPKQTETTQRWKISLTREAGDQVRTRLEFSRRGVDPRHRLEQIPAERTALYGLPPPTVQRYLPEALIEQKVRALASRLETQARDIFDLDLLFRAAPEALSNTSLDTRTLHLAAERILDLSFEAYQAQVVAFLDPDVLELYDRPEAWERLRAHVLQELTTYERRSRLR
- a CDS encoding aconitate hydratase, producing MRGQAPDPLGARAELVAGGRRVTYYRLEALAGALALPLERLPMTVKVLLENLVRHAGRAPFTVDDALMVARWAPGAAMPREFPFLPARVLLQDFTGVPAVVDLAAMRSAVARLGGDPRRINPLVPADLVIDHSVQVDAFGSAAAFAVNVQREYERNAERYALLRWAQQAFRNFRVVPPGTGIVHQVNLEYLARVVWSEEQDGAVVAYPDTVVGTDSHTPMVNGIGVLGWGVGGIEAEAVLLGQPITLLRPDVVGVRLEGELREGVTATDLVLTVTELLRRHGVVGRFVEYTGPGLRHLPVPDRATIGNMAPEYGATAGLFPVDDETLRYLRLTGRPAELVDLVERYTKAQGLFRTPDGPEPAFDELLTLDLGTVEPSVAGPRRPQDRVPLALIGEAFRKAFTGQLPDGARDPAAVAATAAVADTFPASDPLPPQTPRPGGTTNDEQELGRATAPQPVSGEVLDTPPTRKPINTETVSVGHGAVVIAAITSCTNTSNPSVMLAAGLLARKAVERGLRTPPHVKTSLAPGSPAVTEYYRRAGLMPYLEQLGFHLVGYGCTTCIGNSGPLIPAVAEAVDEGNLVVAAVLSGNRNFEGRIHPQVRASFLASPPLVVAFALAGRVDIDLTREPLGTDREGRPVYLRDLWPSTQEVAALVAEAVGPEVFRRRYRDVFTGDERWAALPVPAGDLYAWDPDSTYVQEPPFFQDLAPEPSPVRDILGARVLALLGDSVTTDHISPAGSIPVQSPAGQYLIARGVKPADFNSYGARRGNHEVMVRGTFANIRLRNRLAGGREGGWTTHLPSGELMTIYDAAVRYQAEGVPLIVIGGKEYGSGSSRDWAAKGPLLQGVRAVIAESYERIHRSNLVGMGILPLEFLPGESADALGLTGREVYDITGVAGGPVPGGLVTVRARGEAGERVFQARVRVDNPTEAEYYRHGGILPMVLQALAR